The DNA segment GGATGAGGAAGCAATTTTTTCTTTACGGGAAGAAATATGCAATGCCTGCCCCTTAAAAAACGGCAACAACTGCAATGCCATGAAATGGATGAATCCAGAAACCCTTGAAGTTGCAGATGCTCCCAAAGACCATTTCATAAGAGGCTGCGGATGCCGGCTGAGCGCAAAACAAAGATCAAAGCTGAGCCTTTGCCCGGCAGGTTTCTGGGGTGGAGAATTTGACAGGAAATAAAGCGTTGAAAATTAAAACATGGCCTAATAAATCTATCGAAGTGAATCATAATCATATTATTCAGAAAGTTTTTATTGAAATTACCGTCAGCAATAAAGAAAAAGCACATTATATAAAAGATGATATCAACAGCTTTTTGTCTATTGATGTTTTCCCGGAAATAGAAAAATACATCAATGATTTAGAGGCTCAACTGCACGGTCATACAGTGCAGATTCCCCGGCTGAAACTGGATCTTGATGTAAAAAACAGTTCGCTTGATTCTGAATTAAAGAATAAAATTACAGAGCTTTTTAAAGAGCAACTTTCAGAAATAATTCGGCCAGGTGATGTATCTGATGAAAAAACAGAACATCGGTCCAAGCCATATTGGGTTAATAATGAAGAAAAGATACTGCAAACTTTTATCTATTTTTTAGAGAATGGATTGATGCCATGGTGGAATTCTGGGAAAGAAGGTATGGACTTACTGGAAACAACTGTTTTTGCCGATCTTATTGCTACTCCGGGTTTTCAAAAAAATATAATTCCTGTTTTGCCCAAACAATATGTACAGGAACGGATCATCAATCAGCTTTCGGATGAACAGATTGCTCAATTATGTTTAACCATTTTAGAAAACAAAGATTTACAGATTAATCTAGATATTATTGTGAAGAGCCATTATCTATCAAGTCTGAATCCCGCTGAAAGAACTTTTATATGGCGCCTGGTTTTCCTTGCATTGATAAAATATCTGCACTCCTCAGAGGCTTATCTCCGGGAATATCTTTCAGAGCATGTTTCAAAAGAAAATCCGGAATTGTTCAGGAAAAAAATAAGCCATAAAACCCGTAAAACTTTAGCCCAAATCTTTCCTTTTATTGAAGAAAATAAAATTTTTGAAGGGGGTCAAAATCAGGAAGACAACAAAAACACTGAAATTAT comes from the Chryseobacterium nepalense genome and includes:
- a CDS encoding contractile injection system tape measure protein, which translates into the protein MNHNHIIQKVFIEITVSNKEKAHYIKDDINSFLSIDVFPEIEKYINDLEAQLHGHTVQIPRLKLDLDVKNSSLDSELKNKITELFKEQLSEIIRPGDVSDEKTEHRSKPYWVNNEEKILQTFIYFLENGLMPWWNSGKEGMDLLETTVFADLIATPGFQKNIIPVLPKQYVQERIINQLSDEQIAQLCLTILENKDLQINLDIIVKSHYLSSLNPAERTFIWRLVFLALIKYLHSSEAYLREYLSEHVSKENPELFRKKISHKTRKTLAQIFPFIEENKIFEGGQNQEDNKNTEIISNTHKDDEENILKTPIRTKDQKPKEIGNDGIPDDGQYVQNAGLVLIHPFIKTFFEHCDLLNKETQKLTDPELCAHLLHYVATGNINAPEYEMIFEKFLCNIPMHQSINRHIKLSRKHKNEAKNVIESVLHNWSPMKKSSPALLQNEFFQRPGKLVVTEYDYTLTVERKTQDILMDKLSWGIGFVKLPWKEKFMLVNW